In one window of Halomarina pelagica DNA:
- the ilvC gene encoding ketol-acid reductoisomerase, with protein sequence MSDTATIYYDDDAQSDHITDKTVAVLGYGSQGHAHALNLADSGVDVVVGLREDSDSRAVARDDGLRVTTAREAAADADVVTMLVPDTVQPAVFDEIADELEAGDTLMFAHGFNIHYNQIRPPEDVDVTMIAPKSPGHLVRRNFQADQGTPGLLAVYQDATGEAKDEALAYAQAIGCTRAGVIETTFQEETETDLFGEQAVLCGGITALIKGGYETLVEAGYSPEMAYFECLNEMKLIVDLFYEGGLAEMWNSVSDTAEYGGLTRGEEIVDDHVRENMREILEGVQNGEFAREWIAENQAGRPSYTQRRQAEIDHDIEDVGAELRSLFAWAGEDAETEEQPPKPSADD encoded by the coding sequence ATGAGCGATACCGCGACGATCTACTACGACGACGACGCACAGTCCGATCACATCACCGACAAGACCGTAGCCGTCCTCGGGTACGGTAGCCAGGGCCACGCCCACGCGCTCAACCTCGCGGACAGCGGGGTCGACGTGGTGGTCGGTCTGCGCGAGGACTCCGACTCGCGCGCCGTGGCCCGCGACGACGGCCTGCGGGTGACCACCGCGAGGGAGGCGGCCGCAGACGCGGACGTCGTGACGATGCTCGTCCCCGACACCGTCCAGCCGGCCGTGTTCGACGAGATAGCGGACGAACTGGAGGCGGGCGACACCCTGATGTTCGCCCACGGGTTCAACATCCACTACAACCAGATCCGCCCGCCCGAGGACGTGGACGTGACGATGATCGCGCCCAAGTCGCCGGGCCACCTCGTCCGGCGCAACTTCCAGGCGGACCAGGGGACGCCCGGCCTGCTCGCGGTCTACCAGGACGCCACCGGCGAGGCGAAGGACGAGGCGCTCGCCTACGCGCAGGCGATCGGCTGCACCCGGGCGGGCGTCATCGAGACGACCTTCCAGGAGGAGACCGAGACGGACCTCTTCGGCGAGCAGGCGGTGCTCTGCGGCGGCATCACGGCCCTCATCAAGGGCGGCTACGAGACGCTCGTCGAGGCGGGCTACAGCCCCGAGATGGCCTACTTCGAGTGCCTGAACGAGATGAAGCTCATCGTGGACCTGTTCTACGAGGGCGGGCTCGCGGAGATGTGGAACTCCGTCTCCGACACCGCCGAGTACGGCGGGCTCACCCGCGGCGAGGAGATCGTGGACGACCACGTGCGCGAGAACATGCGGGAGATACTCGAGGGGGTCCAGAACGGCGAGTTCGCCCGCGAGTGGATCGCGGAGAACCAGGCGGGCCGCCCGAGCTACACCCAGCGTCGGCAGGCCGAGATCGACCACGACATCGAGGACGTGGGCGCGGAGCTGCGCTCGCTGTTCGCGTGGGCGGGGGAGGACGCCGAGACGGAAGAACAGCCGCCGAAACCGTCGGCGGACGACTGA
- the leuD gene encoding 3-isopropylmalate dehydratase small subunit, whose amino-acid sequence MSSPSTSHSADGAGAEPVRRVEGTGVPVRGDDIDTDQIIPARFLKVVTFDGIGEFAFFDQRYDEDDTPRDHPFNEARFREASVLVVNSNFGCGSSREHAPQALMRWGIDAVVGESFAEIFAGNCLALGIPTVTADAASIEALQDFVDAHPDEPIAVDVADERVSYGDVTVEASVDETQRTALVEGKWDTTALMAANEGEIEATAASLPYVDD is encoded by the coding sequence ATGAGTTCGCCGTCGACCTCGCACTCGGCCGACGGCGCGGGCGCGGAGCCCGTCCGCCGCGTCGAGGGGACGGGCGTCCCGGTCCGCGGCGACGACATCGACACGGACCAGATCATCCCGGCGCGCTTCCTGAAGGTCGTCACCTTCGACGGCATCGGGGAGTTCGCGTTCTTCGACCAGCGGTACGACGAGGACGATACCCCCCGGGACCACCCGTTCAACGAGGCGCGCTTTCGGGAGGCCTCGGTGCTCGTCGTGAACAGCAACTTCGGCTGCGGCTCCTCGCGCGAGCACGCCCCGCAGGCGCTCATGCGCTGGGGGATCGACGCGGTGGTGGGCGAGAGCTTCGCGGAGATCTTCGCGGGCAACTGCCTCGCGCTCGGCATCCCGACCGTCACCGCCGACGCGGCGTCGATCGAGGCCCTCCAGGACTTCGTCGACGCGCACCCCGACGAACCGATCGCCGTGGACGTGGCCGACGAGCGCGTCAGCTACGGCGACGTGACGGTCGAGGCGTCCGTGGACGAGACCCAACGCACCGCGCTGGTCGAGGGGAAGTGGGACACCACGGCCCTCATGGCCGCGAACGAGGGGGAGATCGAGGCCACGGCAGCCTCGCTCCCGTACGTCGATGACTGA
- a CDS encoding putative manganese transporter, with product MLDAVVDIFVASVRDGFVQVSAFVAVTVLLFSYVQYRTDGRLIQKLREHERAQPFVGALMGLTPGCGGAIVMMPLYVRGTVSFGTVVATLIATAGDSAFVILALAPEAGLYAYAIAFVAAVVSGYAVDTIGLGVDRIDRAVSRLRPTVTDGGAVANGGLPTPGGSKVHHYEAAECCEVDAPTRESPLLTRLSEVALGLWWVAAAGALVAGVLYLARGAPDVPIRLGLDYAGAFTVFGITGTALSFYLYFVGRRYVGHGHVGRGRDTFDNVTETLTHAAMETSFVTVWVLAAYLLYEYPVALLNLDVAAVAAAAGLLAPIAGAVVGLIPGCGPQIVLATAYSQGAIPFSALTANAISQDGDALFPLIAIDKKAAVVASVYTTIPALLVGVGLHLLFGPMFGFGVL from the coding sequence ATGCTTGACGCGGTCGTCGACATCTTCGTCGCCTCCGTGCGTGACGGCTTCGTGCAGGTCAGCGCGTTCGTCGCGGTCACCGTATTGTTGTTCAGCTACGTGCAGTACAGGACGGACGGACGGCTCATCCAGAAGCTCCGCGAGCACGAGCGTGCCCAGCCGTTCGTCGGCGCGCTGATGGGGCTCACCCCCGGTTGCGGCGGGGCGATCGTGATGATGCCGCTCTACGTCCGCGGCACCGTGAGCTTCGGCACCGTCGTGGCGACGCTCATCGCCACGGCCGGCGACTCGGCGTTCGTCATCCTCGCGCTCGCGCCCGAGGCGGGGCTGTACGCCTACGCCATCGCGTTCGTCGCCGCGGTCGTCTCCGGCTACGCCGTCGACACGATCGGGCTCGGGGTCGACCGCATCGACCGCGCCGTCAGTCGGTTGCGACCGACGGTCACCGACGGGGGCGCGGTCGCCAACGGCGGCCTCCCGACGCCCGGCGGGAGCAAGGTCCACCACTACGAGGCCGCGGAGTGCTGCGAGGTCGACGCCCCGACGCGCGAGTCGCCACTCCTCACCCGCCTGAGCGAGGTCGCGCTCGGCCTCTGGTGGGTCGCCGCGGCGGGCGCGCTCGTCGCGGGCGTACTCTACCTCGCTCGCGGCGCGCCGGACGTGCCGATCCGCCTCGGTCTCGACTACGCCGGGGCGTTCACCGTCTTCGGCATCACCGGCACTGCCCTGTCGTTCTACCTCTACTTCGTCGGGCGGCGCTACGTCGGCCACGGGCACGTCGGCCGCGGGCGGGACACGTTCGACAACGTGACCGAGACGCTCACTCACGCGGCGATGGAGACCTCCTTCGTGACGGTGTGGGTGCTCGCGGCGTACCTGCTGTATGAGTACCCCGTCGCGCTGCTGAACCTGGACGTGGCCGCCGTCGCGGCCGCGGCGGGACTGCTCGCGCCGATCGCGGGCGCGGTCGTCGGGCTCATCCCCGGCTGCGGGCCGCAGATCGTCCTCGCCACGGCCTACTCGCAGGGCGCGATCCCGTTCTCCGCGCTCACCGCCAACGCGATCAGCCAGGACGGCGACGCGCTGTTCCCGCTCATCGCCATCGACAAGAAGGCCGCCGTCGTCGCCAGCGTCTACACGACGATCCCGGCGCTGCTCGTCGGCGTCGGCCTCCACCTCCTGTTCGGCCCGATGTTCGGCTTCGGCGTCCTCTGA
- a CDS encoding DUF5799 family protein: MTDWTDRIVGARMATDREFEERIEASEFTRQQWGLIMTATEFEVEHPEDPERARLVGNTDSLPAVVPELERMESRGPMGAGGAGAGSSSGGGGGGGGGLFGSIKSALGLGGGGGGFDEEKVRRAEALVGEYAERLQAFLEDRGRWDEVREAASEGEREE, translated from the coding sequence ATGACCGACTGGACCGACCGCATCGTCGGCGCGCGCATGGCGACCGACCGCGAGTTCGAGGAGCGCATCGAGGCCTCCGAGTTCACCCGCCAGCAGTGGGGGCTGATCATGACCGCGACCGAGTTCGAGGTGGAGCACCCCGAGGACCCCGAACGGGCGCGCCTCGTCGGGAACACCGACAGCCTCCCCGCCGTCGTTCCCGAACTGGAGCGCATGGAGAGCCGCGGCCCGATGGGGGCGGGCGGCGCGGGCGCGGGCAGTTCCTCCGGCGGCGGCGGTGGGGGCGGCGGCGGATTGTTCGGCTCCATCAAGAGCGCGCTCGGCCTCGGCGGTGGCGGCGGCGGCTTCGACGAGGAGAAGGTCCGGCGGGCGGAGGCGCTCGTCGGGGAGTACGCAGAGCGCCTGCAGGCGTTCCTGGAGGACCGCGGACGGTGGGACGAGGTCAGGGAAGCTGCGAGCGAGGGAGAGAGGGAGGAATAG
- a CDS encoding antitoxin VapB family protein, producing MGGKTIRVSEETWRRLRARKRGNESFEDVIVRELEDDDPLAGFGTWSDTEIDEAVREVKREMDEDFEAGP from the coding sequence ATGGGTGGAAAGACGATCCGCGTCTCGGAGGAGACGTGGCGGAGGCTCCGCGCCCGAAAGCGGGGAAACGAGAGCTTCGAGGACGTTATCGTCCGCGAACTGGAGGACGACGATCCGCTGGCTGGCTTCGGCACGTGGAGCGATACCGAGATCGACGAGGCCGTTCGCGAGGTGAAGCGGGAGATGGACGAGGACTTCGAGGCGGGGCCGTGA
- a CDS encoding fibrillarin-like rRNA/tRNA 2'-O-methyltransferase: MTPSLPAGVERRPFDGRERLATRGEPVYGEPTDGDWRLWDARRSKLGAMLEKGMDVGLAGGETVLYLGAASGTTVSHVADFAGPTYAVEFAARPARDLLSVAASRPNLFPLLKDARKPETYAHVVEPVDAIVQDVATRGQARVATANRRFLREGGRLLAAVKARSEDVTADPEAVFDAFLDDLDGYEVLETARLEPFHDDHLAVVARRV, translated from the coding sequence GTGACGCCGTCGCTCCCCGCGGGCGTCGAGCGGCGGCCGTTCGACGGTCGCGAGCGCCTCGCGACGCGCGGCGAACCCGTCTACGGCGAGCCGACCGACGGCGACTGGCGGCTGTGGGACGCCCGCCGCTCGAAGCTCGGCGCGATGCTGGAGAAGGGGATGGACGTCGGCCTCGCGGGCGGCGAGACCGTCCTCTACCTCGGCGCGGCCTCCGGGACGACCGTGAGCCACGTCGCCGACTTCGCCGGCCCGACCTACGCGGTCGAGTTCGCCGCCCGCCCCGCCCGCGACCTGCTCTCGGTCGCCGCGTCCCGCCCGAACCTCTTTCCCCTGCTCAAGGACGCCCGGAAACCGGAGACGTACGCGCACGTCGTCGAGCCGGTGGACGCGATCGTGCAGGACGTCGCCACCCGCGGGCAGGCGCGCGTCGCGACCGCGAACCGGCGGTTCCTCCGCGAGGGCGGCCGCCTGCTCGCCGCGGTGAAGGCGCGCAGCGAGGACGTGACCGCGGACCCCGAGGCCGTCTTCGACGCCTTCCTCGACGATCTCGACGGGTACGAGGTGCTCGAGACGGCCCGACTCGAACCGTTCCACGACGATCATCTCGCCGTCGTCGCGCGGCGGGTCTGA
- a CDS encoding NOP5/NOP56 family protein, giving the protein MNDATGWFDGLDPGDEAGAVERIREGRSDAPDDWPALAVEAGFAADEDEYYALLHEVTTTAAREAVREREGADDRQLVHAVRAMDDSERVANELAERVSEWAGTRFEDAGTGVEYAREVAEADPADPTDERLVALAARVADLADESEALRGYVERTAPEVAPNLSTLAGPVLAARLIALAGGLGALAKKPSGTVQVLGAEDALFAHLRGRGPSPKHGVIYVHEYVKGTRPDRRGSAARALAGKLSIAARVDYYSGDPKPELAAELDARIERIRGREA; this is encoded by the coding sequence ATGAACGACGCGACGGGATGGTTCGACGGCCTCGACCCCGGCGACGAGGCGGGAGCCGTCGAACGCATCCGCGAGGGACGGAGCGACGCGCCCGACGACTGGCCCGCGCTGGCCGTCGAGGCGGGCTTCGCCGCCGACGAGGACGAGTACTACGCCCTGCTCCACGAGGTGACCACGACCGCCGCCCGCGAGGCGGTCCGGGAGCGCGAGGGTGCCGACGACCGCCAGCTCGTCCACGCGGTGCGCGCGATGGACGATTCGGAGCGCGTGGCGAACGAACTCGCCGAGCGCGTCTCCGAGTGGGCGGGGACGCGCTTCGAGGACGCCGGGACGGGCGTCGAGTACGCCCGCGAGGTGGCCGAGGCGGATCCGGCGGACCCGACCGACGAGCGCCTCGTCGCGCTCGCGGCGCGGGTTGCCGACCTCGCCGACGAGAGCGAGGCGCTCAGGGGGTACGTCGAGCGGACCGCGCCGGAGGTCGCGCCGAACCTCTCGACGCTGGCCGGGCCGGTGCTCGCCGCGCGGCTGATCGCCCTCGCGGGCGGCCTCGGCGCGCTGGCGAAGAAGCCGAGCGGTACCGTGCAGGTGCTGGGCGCGGAGGACGCGCTGTTCGCCCACCTGCGGGGCCGCGGGCCGTCGCCGAAGCACGGCGTCATCTACGTCCACGAGTACGTGAAGGGGACCCGCCCCGACCGGCGCGGGTCGGCCGCGCGGGCGCTCGCGGGCAAGCTCTCGATCGCCGCCCGGGTGGACTACTACTCGGGCGACCCGAAGCCCGAACTCGCGGCGGAACTGGACGCGCGCATCGAGCGTATCCGGGGGCGGGAGGCGTGA
- the ilvN gene encoding acetolactate synthase small subunit has protein sequence MRGPAPEERPRPKGRRSSQGIRVDPHAEATHEPRRTAISALVYHEPGVLAKVSGLVSRRQFNIESLTVGSTTNPETARITLVIEEPEPGVRQVEKQLLKLQPVISVRELGSDAVRRELVVLKVHGDEPDKVNAITQMYDGRTLDAGPRTITVEITGDEQKIDDAIDAYRQFGIRELARTGQTALARGDEWTTDAEEERYERMQRTQNQTDVDPDQSYQ, from the coding sequence ATGCGGGGGCCTGCACCCGAAGAGCGCCCCCGTCCGAAGGGTCGGCGCTCCTCGCAGGGAATCCGCGTCGATCCGCACGCGGAGGCGACCCACGAGCCGCGTCGGACCGCCATCTCGGCGCTCGTCTACCACGAGCCGGGCGTGCTGGCGAAGGTCTCCGGGCTCGTCAGCCGGCGGCAGTTCAACATCGAGTCGCTGACCGTCGGGTCGACGACCAACCCCGAGACGGCCCGCATCACGCTGGTCATCGAGGAACCGGAGCCGGGGGTCAGGCAGGTGGAGAAACAGCTCCTGAAGCTCCAGCCGGTCATCTCGGTCCGCGAACTCGGGAGCGACGCCGTCCGGCGCGAACTCGTCGTGCTGAAGGTGCACGGCGACGAGCCCGACAAGGTCAACGCGATAACCCAGATGTACGACGGCCGGACGCTCGACGCCGGCCCGCGCACGATCACCGTCGAGATCACCGGCGACGAGCAGAAGATCGACGACGCGATCGACGCCTACCGACAGTTCGGCATCCGCGAACTCGCGCGCACGGGGCAGACCGCGCTGGCCCGCGGCGACGAGTGGACGACCGACGCCGAGGAGGAACGGTACGAACGGATGCAGCGGACGCAGAACCAGACAGACGTAGACCCAGACCAATCATACCAATGA
- a CDS encoding isocitrate/isopropylmalate family dehydrogenase, translated as MTDRIAVVPGDGIGREVVPAAVEVLSALDVDVEFVEAEAGDRVREETGEALPEGTVEVVREADATLFGAAGETAADVILPLRAAVGSYANVRPARAYPGVDALKPETDLVFVRENTEGVYAGIESEIAPGVTTLTRVVTEDASRRIAEFGFDYAEARGDDVTVAHKANVMRTTDGQFLDAVRAVADERGAAHDEALMDALAMHLVLRPEEYGVVICPNLAGDVLSDLAAGLVGGLGLLPSANVGDDNALFEPVHGTAPDIAGEGTANPVATVLSAAMLLEHLGYDEEGARVRSAVEAVLEDGPRTPDLGGSATTEDVTGAIVGRLD; from the coding sequence ATGACTGACCGGATCGCCGTCGTCCCCGGCGACGGGATCGGGCGGGAGGTCGTCCCGGCCGCCGTCGAGGTGCTCTCCGCGCTCGACGTCGACGTCGAGTTCGTCGAGGCCGAGGCGGGCGACCGCGTCCGCGAGGAGACCGGCGAGGCGCTCCCCGAGGGGACGGTCGAGGTCGTCCGCGAGGCCGACGCCACGCTGTTCGGCGCGGCGGGAGAGACCGCCGCGGACGTGATCCTCCCGCTGCGGGCCGCGGTGGGGAGCTACGCGAACGTCCGGCCCGCCCGCGCCTATCCCGGCGTGGACGCGCTCAAACCCGAGACGGACCTCGTGTTCGTCCGCGAGAACACCGAGGGCGTCTACGCGGGCATCGAGAGCGAGATCGCGCCGGGCGTGACGACGCTCACCCGCGTCGTCACCGAGGACGCCTCCCGGCGCATCGCCGAGTTCGGCTTCGACTACGCCGAGGCGCGCGGCGACGACGTCACCGTCGCGCACAAGGCGAACGTGATGCGCACCACCGACGGGCAGTTCCTCGACGCGGTGCGCGCCGTCGCCGACGAGCGCGGCGCGGCCCACGACGAGGCGCTGATGGACGCGCTCGCGATGCACCTCGTCCTCCGCCCGGAGGAGTACGGCGTCGTGATCTGCCCGAACCTCGCGGGCGACGTGCTCTCGGACCTCGCGGCGGGGCTGGTCGGCGGCCTCGGCCTCCTCCCGAGCGCCAACGTCGGCGACGACAACGCGCTGTTCGAACCCGTCCACGGCACCGCGCCGGACATCGCCGGCGAGGGGACCGCGAACCCCGTGGCGACGGTCCTGAGCGCGGCGATGCTGCTCGAACACCTCGGGTACGACGAGGAGGGCGCGCGCGTCCGCTCGGCGGTCGAGGCCGTCCTGGAGGACGGCCCGCGCACGCCCGACCTGGGCGGGAGCGCGACCACCGAGGACGTGACCGGCGCGATCGTCGGACGGCTGGACTGA
- a CDS encoding alpha/beta fold hydrolase, producing the protein MLDVRLGELRDHPFVRVGPPAGASDAPPLVVVTGLNDPLLRVTDALWFAGAVAAFGARLRRRGYPGPVYVLSRPAGLPAGTTTRDMAAALAPALVAGDLAPANLLGLSMGGFVVQHLAADRPDLAARVVLGLAADRLSARGRATVERWRAWAAAGEWGRIYRAGVESVAVGPLRRLLRAATYPYDALSRIPPTAIDFDVSARACLAHDARDRLREIDAPTLVIGGTRDPFFAGRAFRRTADALPDGAFERLDGLGHEVVVSRRGRFDGPVLDHLR; encoded by the coding sequence ATGCTCGACGTGCGCCTCGGCGAACTGCGCGATCACCCCTTCGTCCGCGTCGGCCCGCCGGCCGGCGCGAGCGACGCGCCGCCGCTCGTCGTCGTCACGGGCCTCAACGATCCCCTGCTTCGCGTGACGGACGCCCTCTGGTTCGCCGGAGCCGTCGCCGCCTTCGGCGCGCGCCTCCGCCGCCGGGGGTACCCGGGACCGGTCTACGTCCTCAGCCGGCCGGCGGGCCTGCCGGCGGGGACGACGACGCGCGACATGGCCGCCGCCCTCGCCCCCGCGCTCGTCGCCGGCGACCTCGCCCCGGCGAACCTCCTCGGGCTCTCGATGGGCGGGTTCGTCGTCCAGCACCTCGCCGCCGACCGGCCCGACCTCGCGGCGCGCGTCGTCCTCGGGCTGGCGGCGGACCGCCTGAGCGCCCGCGGCCGCGCGACGGTCGAGCGCTGGCGCGCCTGGGCCGCGGCGGGCGAGTGGGGGCGGATCTACCGCGCGGGCGTCGAGAGCGTGGCCGTCGGCCCGCTCCGCCGCCTGCTGCGCGCGGCGACCTACCCCTACGACGCGCTCTCGCGGATCCCGCCCACCGCGATCGACTTCGACGTCTCGGCGCGGGCCTGCCTCGCACACGACGCGCGCGACCGCCTCCGCGAGATCGACGCGCCGACGCTCGTGATCGGCGGGACGCGCGATCCCTTCTTCGCCGGGCGGGCGTTCCGCCGGACCGCGGACGCGCTCCCCGACGGCGCGTTCGAGCGCCTCGACGGGCTGGGACACGAGGTCGTCGTCAGTCGGCGGGGACGGTTCGACGGGCCGGTGCTCGACCACCTCCGGTGA
- a CDS encoding PIN domain-containing protein, with translation MKVLDSSYCADFLRGREHAKQYRLDHRDEDLVLPVAGFYELYHGAVRVDREPETVDRDLPWVDCLDYTRSHALEGARIRAELEGKGQRIRHPDMMIAGVARSLGVPVVTSDGGFDRIDGLTVEDPREMYRDGDGA, from the coding sequence GTGAAGGTCCTCGACAGCAGCTACTGCGCCGACTTCCTTCGTGGCCGCGAGCACGCCAAGCAGTACCGACTCGACCATCGGGACGAAGACCTCGTCCTCCCCGTGGCCGGGTTCTACGAGCTATACCACGGCGCGGTGCGGGTCGACCGCGAGCCGGAGACGGTCGATCGGGATCTCCCGTGGGTCGACTGCCTCGATTACACTCGTTCCCACGCGCTCGAAGGTGCACGTATCCGTGCCGAACTCGAGGGGAAGGGTCAGCGCATTCGACACCCGGACATGATGATCGCCGGTGTCGCGCGGTCGCTCGGCGTACCGGTCGTCACTTCCGACGGTGGATTCGACCGGATCGACGGGCTCACCGTCGAGGATCCTCGCGAGATGTACCGGGATGGCGACGGAGCGTGA
- the leuC gene encoding 3-isopropylmalate dehydratase large subunit yields MSRGTLYDKVWDRHRVGTLPSGQDQLFVGLHLVHEVTSPQAFGMLEERGLEVARPDRTHATVDHIVPTADQSRPYADEAAEEMMSALESNVADSAIDFDDPTTGRQGIVHVIGPEQGLTQPGMTIVCGDSHTCTHGAFGALAFGIGTSQIRDVLATQCIALEKKRVRRIEVTGELGEGVTAKDVILALIRDLGTDGGVGYVYEYAGEAVESLSMEGRMSICNMSVEAGARTGYVNPDATTYEWLRETDAFRDDPERFERLREYWESIRSDADAEYDDVYELDASALEPMVTWGTTPGQGVGISDPIPDPADLPDGRREVAGRAQEHMRVAPGETMEGYPVDVAFLGSCTNARLSDLRDAARVVRGREVHPDVRAMVVPGSQRVKAAAEAEGLDDVFREAGFDWRAAGCSMCLGMNEDQLVGDEVCASSSNRNFVGRQGSPEGRTILMSPLMVAAAAVTGEVTDVRELPEVAVA; encoded by the coding sequence ATGAGTCGGGGGACGCTCTACGACAAGGTGTGGGACCGCCACCGCGTGGGCACGCTGCCGAGCGGGCAGGATCAGCTGTTCGTCGGCCTGCACCTCGTCCACGAGGTGACCAGCCCGCAGGCGTTCGGCATGTTAGAGGAGCGCGGGCTGGAGGTCGCCCGCCCGGACCGCACGCACGCGACGGTGGATCACATCGTCCCGACGGCGGACCAGTCTCGACCCTACGCCGACGAGGCCGCGGAGGAGATGATGTCGGCGCTGGAGTCGAACGTCGCCGACAGCGCCATCGACTTCGACGACCCGACGACGGGCCGGCAGGGCATCGTCCACGTCATCGGTCCGGAGCAGGGGCTCACCCAGCCGGGGATGACCATCGTCTGCGGGGACTCTCACACCTGCACGCACGGCGCGTTCGGCGCGCTCGCGTTCGGCATCGGGACGAGCCAGATCCGCGACGTACTCGCCACGCAGTGTATCGCGCTGGAGAAGAAGCGGGTGCGCCGGATCGAGGTCACCGGCGAACTCGGCGAGGGCGTCACGGCGAAGGACGTGATCCTCGCGCTGATCCGCGATCTCGGCACCGACGGCGGCGTCGGCTACGTCTACGAGTACGCCGGCGAGGCCGTCGAGTCGCTGTCGATGGAGGGCCGGATGAGCATCTGCAACATGTCCGTCGAGGCCGGCGCGCGCACGGGCTACGTCAACCCCGACGCGACGACCTACGAGTGGCTGCGCGAGACCGACGCCTTCCGGGACGACCCGGAGCGGTTCGAGCGCCTTCGCGAGTACTGGGAGTCGATCCGCTCCGACGCGGACGCCGAGTACGACGACGTGTACGAACTCGACGCCTCCGCCCTGGAGCCGATGGTCACCTGGGGCACCACGCCCGGCCAGGGCGTCGGCATCTCCGATCCGATCCCCGACCCCGCGGACCTCCCGGACGGGAGGCGGGAGGTGGCGGGGCGCGCCCAGGAGCACATGCGCGTCGCGCCGGGCGAGACGATGGAGGGTTACCCCGTGGACGTCGCCTTCCTCGGCTCCTGCACCAACGCCCGGCTCTCGGACCTGCGCGACGCCGCGCGCGTCGTCCGCGGGCGCGAGGTCCATCCCGACGTGCGGGCGATGGTCGTCCCCGGCAGCCAGCGCGTGAAGGCCGCCGCCGAGGCCGAGGGGCTGGACGACGTGTTCCGCGAGGCGGGCTTCGACTGGCGCGCCGCCGGCTGTTCGATGTGCCTCGGCATGAACGAGGACCAGCTGGTGGGCGACGAGGTCTGCGCCTCCTCCTCGAACCGCAACTTCGTCGGGCGGCAGGGCAGCCCCGAGGGGCGGACGATCCTCATGAGCCCGTTGATGGTCGCCGCCGCCGCCGTGACCGGCGAGGTGACGGACGTGCGGGAGCTTCCGGAGGTGGCGGTCGCATGA